The window ATGGCGATCGAGCTTGCCGTTGGGCGTCAGCGGCAGCGCATCCAGCCGCACATACGCCGACGGCACCATAAAATCAGGCAGACGGCGCGCTAGCTGCTGTTTCAGTGACTCAATGGAAACGGATCCATCTGAAATGGATGCATCCGAGAGCGTGTAATAGGCAACCAGACGGTGATCGCCGGTGTCGGTGCGTTGGGCGATGACCACCGCATCATCAATCCCGTCGCATGCCTGCAACGCTGATTCAACTTCACCGGGTTCAATACGAAAACCGCGAATTTTGATCTGAAAGTCATTGCGGCCCCGATAATCGAGGGTGCCGTCAGCCTGCCAGCAACCCAGATCGCCAGTGCGATACAGTCGTGCGCCGGGCTCGTTAGCAAACGGATCTGCTAGAAAACGCTCTGCTGTCAGGTCGGCGCGGTTCAGATAGCCGCGCGCCACACCCACCCCGCCGATGTAGATTTCACCGACCACGCCAACCGGCACCGGCTGACGATGTTCATCCAGAATATATATTCGGGTGTTGGCGATCGGACGGCCGATCGGCACGATCGGCACCGCACCGGTGCTGCGCAGATCGGTCAGTGTATGAATACAACAGCCGACAACGGTTTCGGTCGGGCCGTATTCGTTCACGATGCGGACATCGGGCCGATGCTGTCGCCAGAAACTCAAATGGCGCTCCAGCACGGCTTCCCCACCGAGAATAAATTGCTGTAAGCCGGGCAGAGAAGCGATATCGACGCCGTTCGGATCACTGATCAGCAGACGGCTCAATCCATCCAGATAGGACGGTGTCAGCTTGATAAAGCCGAACGGCTCGCCGGATACCAGCGCGCGGTACAGTGACGCGATTTCATCCTGACTATCGATGATATACAGCGTCTTACCGGCTAAAATCGGTACAAATACACTGGTAATGGTGGCATCAAAGCCGATGGATGAGTTCATCGGAATGCGGTCACTGGCGGTGTTTGGGTAGGTTTGCAGACTCCAGTACAGATAGTTCATCAGACTGCGATGTTCGATCATGACACCTTTGGGCTGCCCGGTGGAGCCGGAGGTATAGATGACATAGGCCAGATGACGGGGTGTCAGGCCCCGTGTTGCCGGGGCGATATTGTCGGTTGGACAGGTAGCCCACGGTGGTGTCGGGTTATCCAGCTCAATCACCGGACAGTCGGCCGCTATCCGGGCGTTCAGCGCGGTGGTGGTAATCAATACCACCGGGGCGCTGTCGGCCAGCATGTACTGCAGACGCTCTGTCGGGTAGCCCGGGTCGAGCGGCACATAAGCCCCACCGGCTTTCAGGGTGGCCAGCAGGGCTACGATAAGCTCAGGGCTGCGCTCCAGTGCCATCGCCACCCGATTGTCCGGCCTGACGCCCCATTCTGTCAGCCAGTGCGCCAGCCGGTTGGCCCGGCGGTTCAGTTCGCCATAGCTCAGCGATTCGTTTTCGAAGACCACGGCAACAGCATCCGGCTGTCGGGCCGCCTGCTGTTCAAAGCACTGATGGATGCAGATATCCGCCGGGAAGTCTGCCGCGGTGTCATTAAAGCCGTACAGCACCTGCTGGCGTTCGGCGTCGGACAGCAGGGTTATCTGCGCCACCGGCTGATGGGTGTCGGTCACCATACCGCGCAGCAGGGTCTGCCAGTACGCCAGGAAACGCCGGATGGTGTGCGTTTCAAACAGCGCCGTGGCGTAGTTCAGCTGGCCGTTCAGGCCGGCGTCGCTTTCCGTGATGCCCAGACTCAAATCGAACTGGGCGGTGTTGCCGTCCGGCGTCAGCGTCAGCCCGTCCAGCGCCAGCGTGGCGGACGGGGTATTCTGGACACTGAACGTCACCTGGAAGAGCGGGCTGTGCGCCAGACTGCGGGCGGGGGCGACGGCTTCGACAATCTGCTCGAACGGCATGTCCTGATAGGCCTGCGCGGCAATCACGGTCTCCCTGACCCGGGCCAGCAGGGTTGCGGTATCTGCTTGTCCGGACAAATCGATGCGCAGCGGCTGGGTATTGACGAACATCCCGATCAGCCCTTCCAGCTCGGTGCGGGTCCGACCGGCGACCGGGGTGCCGATAACCACATCGTCCTGCCCGGCGAGGCGGCCCAGCAGGGCGGCCCAGGCCACCAGCAGGGTCATAAACAGCGTGCTGTCGTGACGACGGCTCAGGGCGTACAGCGCGTCGGTCAGGTCACGCTCCAGCGTGAAGGTCAGAGTGGCACCGTCGTAACGCTGTGTCGGCGGGCGGGGGTGGTCGGCGGGCAGGGTCAGGCAGTCCGGCGCACCGCTGAGGTGGCTGACCCAGTACTGTTGCTGACGCTGCAGGACCTCGCCCTGCAGGTGCTGCCGCTGCCAGGCGGCGTAGTCGCCATAACGCAGGCGCAGGGGCGGCAGCGGGTCGGGCTGACCGGCGTTAAACGCGGAGTACAGCGTACTGAGTTCATTGATAAACAGGCTGACCGACCAGCCATCGGCAATGATGTGGTGCAGCGCCAGCCGCAGGAGGTGGGCCTGTGCATCCACGTGGAGCAACTGCCCCTGCACCAGCGGGCCGGTGCGCAGGTCAAACACCGGGGTGAATGGCGGCAGGTCGTCGCCGGGTGCCACGGTCATCACCGCCAGCGGGAACGGGCGCAGACCGGCGGGCTCGATAACCTGAACCGCGTCGCCCTGCACCGCCTCAAACCGGGTGCGCAGGGGGGCATGACGCGCCATGATGCGGTCCAGTGCCTGGGTCAGTGCGGAGACGTTGAGCGTCCCCTGCAACTGCACCGTGCCCTGAATCACATAGGCGGCACTGGCTGCCGGGTCGAGCTGGGTCAGGAACCAGAGGCGCTGCTGGGCCAGAGAGAGGGGGGGAGTCACGTCATCGGGCAGCGGTGTGATGGCAGACAGGGTCTGTGGTGCGGCGTCCTGCAGTACCGCGGCCAGCGCGTGCAGCGTCGGGTGTGCAAACAGCCGTGCCAGCGGCAGTTCGCGGTGGAGTGCGGAGCGGATATGCGACACCAGCCGCACCGCCAGCAGGGAATGACCGCCGAGCTCGAAGAAATGATCCTGCCGCCCGACGCGTTCGATACCGAGTAAATCCTGCCAGATAGCGGCCAGGGCCTGTTCGGTCTCACCCTGCGGGGCTTCGTAGCCGGTGCGGACAAAGGCGCTGTCGTCCGGGGCCGGTAAAGCCTTGCGGTCCACCTTGCCGTTGGGTGTCAGCGGGATCTGCTCCAGCCGCACATACGCAGACGGCACCATATGCACGGGCAGACGCTGCGCCAGCGCCTGCTTCAGCGCCTCAACGGTGAGCGCTTCATCCGACAGGGTGTAATAGGCCACCAGCCGGTGATCCCCCGTTGCGGTGTGCTGTGCAATCACCACCGCTTCGCGCACACCGGCGCAGTCCTGCAACACCGATTCAACCTCACCGGGTTCAATACGGAAGCCGCGGATTTTGACCTGAAAATCATTACGACCCAGATACTCAATGCTACCGTCGGCCAGCCAGCGACCCAGATCGCCGGTGCGATACATCCGCGCACCGGTTTCTGGCGAGAACGGATCCGTCAGGAAGCGTTCGGCGGTGAGATCGGGGCGGTTCAGGTAGCCGCGCGCCACACCGGCCCCGCCGATATAGATTTCACCGGCAATACCCAGCGGCACCGGCTGCTGATGCGTATCCAGAATATAGAGGCGGTTATTGTATATCGGGTAGCCAATCGGCGGCAGACGCGGCCAGTCAGCGGCGTTGCCGACGCATTGATACTCCGTCACCACGTGGGTTTCTGCCGGGCCGTATTGGTTGTGCAGGCGAATGGGGCCGGAACGCTGACACAGGGCGCGGATTTCACTGCTTATCAGCAGCCGCTCGCCCGCGGTGATGATTTCTTTTACCGGCAATCCCTGCTGCGTCTGGGCGCAGGTCACGGCCAGGGTCTGCAATGCGGCGACCGGCAAAAAGACGCGCTCGACGGCCTGCTGTTGGATAACGTCCAGCAGCCGGTCCATGTGTAAGCGATCTTCACTCGCGATCATCACCAGTTTGCCGCCACGGGTCAGGGCGCTGAGGATTTCCTGAAACGCGACATCAAAACCGAAGGACGCAAATTGCAGTGTGGTCATGGCCGCCTGCTCTCTGGCCTGCCAGTGCAGCAGATTGACCAGCGGCGCATGCGGCATGGCCACCCCCTTGGGCTGCCCGGTAGAGCCGGAGGTGTAGATGACATAGGCCAGATTATCCGGTGTCAGGCCAATCCCACTTCGGGACGGGTTGTCGCCAGAGGCGGTTGCCCATTGACTGGCATCACGTGTCAGATGCAGCACTGTCGCCGTACCGGTCAGGTTGTCTAAAACCGCCAGCCCGTGCTGATCGACCAGAATGGCGCCGGGGGCGCTGTCTTTGAGCATAAACGCCAGGCGTGCGGATGGGTATTCCGGATCCAGCGGCACACAGGCGGCCCCGGCTTTCAGTGTGGCCAGCACGCAGACGATCATCTCCGGGTGGCGTTCAGTGCAGATAGCCACCCGGTCATCGGCACCGATACCCAGCCCGCGCAGATGGTGTGCCAGCTGGTTGGCGCGACGGTTCAGTTCACCGTAGCTCAGCGACTGGTCTTGAAAGACCAGCGCAATGCGTTCCGGATGCTGTACAGCCTGCTGCTCGACACGTTCGTGAACGCAGAGCTCGGCCAGGTAGGGCGTGTGTGTGTGATTGAAACCGGTTAACACCTGATGACGTTCATCTGGTGGCAGAACGGACAGCCGGTGCAGTGGCTGTTCAGGCGACTGCTCCAGCGCATCGATCATCTGTGTCAGCACATGCTGCATCATCTGTCCGATCCGTTCCCCCCCAGGCGACGGTCTGCCTGAACCTTAAGTGAAAAACCGGCGTGAAGCGCATCATCCACGGACAGTGTAAGAGGATAATTGGTGCGCTCTTCCACCTTCAGGAGTTCGATGCCGGGCCACGGGTCTTCGGCGGCATCGGCGTTTGCCGGTGTAACATCATGACGATAGTTCAGCAATGCGCTGAATAAGGGCTGCGACGCGGCAACGCCACTGCATTGCTGTGCCAGCGTCAGCGAGGCGTGCTCATGGGCCAGCAGGTCGGCCAGACGGCGATGCGTCTGATCGAGCGCGGCGCGGACGGTGATATCGGCCAGCGTCAGTCGCAGCGGCAGGGTGTTAATAAACAACCCCAGCGCCTGTTCGCGACCGTCTTGCAGACGGCCCAGCAGCATGGTGCCGAAGACCACATCATCACGACCGGACAGCGCACCGATAACGTGGCCCCAGGCCAGATGGAACAGACTGGCGGCACTGATGCCCTCTTGTTGCGCCTGCCGGCGAATGCGTCCGGCCAGTGTGTCCGGCAGCGGCAGGATGGCTTCATCCATATCGACCAGCGCGGTCAGGCCGCCGGGCAGGGTGGGCTCTTCCACTTCCGCCAGTTGCTGATGGAAAAAGGCTTTATCGTCAGTGGCGGCGGCTCTGGCCCGTACCTGTGCGACGTGATTACGGAAGGGAATCGATGCCGACAGTTGATCCCATTCACCGCGCTCGTCCGCGTGTATTTCATCGAGCAGGATAGCTAGCGTGGTGTGATCCAGACACAGGTGATGGTATTGCAGACACAGCAGCCAGCGGTCATTGGCTTCATCATTTGCCATCAGCAGGTTGAACAGCGGTGCCTGACGCAGATCCAGACGGCACGGTTTCATACTGAACAGCTGATCGGCGGCGTCGCCCGCAGTCGGACTCAGGTGCACCTGCGTTGCCGTCAGTTCGGCACGACGTAACACCACCTGTACCGGTTGCGGCAAGCCTTCCCAGCGCACGGCGGTGCGCAGAATATCGTGACGGGCAATCACGCGGTTCAGCGAGGCGATAAACGCCTCCAGTCGCTGTCGTGTTGCAAATGCCAGCAGTGAACTGTTCAGGTAAGGATCATGCGACTCCGCCAGCAGGTAGTGATACAGCACGCCTTCCTGTAACGGGGT is drawn from Dickeya dadantii NCPPB 898 and contains these coding sequences:
- a CDS encoding non-ribosomal peptide synthetase, which gives rise to MMQHVLTQMIDALEQSPEQPLHRLSVLPPDERHQVLTGFNHTHTPYLAELCVHERVEQQAVQHPERIALVFQDQSLSYGELNRRANQLAHHLRGLGIGADDRVAICTERHPEMIVCVLATLKAGAACVPLDPEYPSARLAFMLKDSAPGAILVDQHGLAVLDNLTGTATVLHLTRDASQWATASGDNPSRSGIGLTPDNLAYVIYTSGSTGQPKGVAMPHAPLVNLLHWQAREQAAMTTLQFASFGFDVAFQEILSALTRGGKLVMIASEDRLHMDRLLDVIQQQAVERVFLPVAALQTLAVTCAQTQQGLPVKEIITAGERLLISSEIRALCQRSGPIRLHNQYGPAETHVVTEYQCVGNAADWPRLPPIGYPIYNNRLYILDTHQQPVPLGIAGEIYIGGAGVARGYLNRPDLTAERFLTDPFSPETGARMYRTGDLGRWLADGSIEYLGRNDFQVKIRGFRIEPGEVESVLQDCAGVREAVVIAQHTATGDHRLVAYYTLSDEALTVEALKQALAQRLPVHMVPSAYVRLEQIPLTPNGKVDRKALPAPDDSAFVRTGYEAPQGETEQALAAIWQDLLGIERVGRQDHFFELGGHSLLAVRLVSHIRSALHRELPLARLFAHPTLHALAAVLQDAAPQTLSAITPLPDDVTPPLSLAQQRLWFLTQLDPAASAAYVIQGTVQLQGTLNVSALTQALDRIMARHAPLRTRFEAVQGDAVQVIEPAGLRPFPLAVMTVAPGDDLPPFTPVFDLRTGPLVQGQLLHVDAQAHLLRLALHHIIADGWSVSLFINELSTLYSAFNAGQPDPLPPLRLRYGDYAAWQRQHLQGEVLQRQQQYWVSHLSGAPDCLTLPADHPRPPTQRYDGATLTFTLERDLTDALYALSRRHDSTLFMTLLVAWAALLGRLAGQDDVVIGTPVAGRTRTELEGLIGMFVNTQPLRIDLSGQADTATLLARVRETVIAAQAYQDMPFEQIVEAVAPARSLAHSPLFQVTFSVQNTPSATLALDGLTLTPDGNTAQFDLSLGITESDAGLNGQLNYATALFETHTIRRFLAYWQTLLRGMVTDTHQPVAQITLLSDAERQQVLYGFNDTAADFPADICIHQCFEQQAARQPDAVAVVFENESLSYGELNRRANRLAHWLTEWGVRPDNRVAMALERSPELIVALLATLKAGGAYVPLDPGYPTERLQYMLADSAPVVLITTTALNARIAADCPVIELDNPTPPWATCPTDNIAPATRGLTPRHLAYVIYTSGSTGQPKGVMIEHRSLMNYLYWSLQTYPNTASDRIPMNSSIGFDATITSVFVPILAGKTLYIIDSQDEIASLYRALVSGEPFGFIKLTPSYLDGLSRLLISDPNGVDIASLPGLQQFILGGEAVLERHLSFWRQHRPDVRIVNEYGPTETVVGCCIHTLTDLRSTGAVPIVPIGRPIANTRIYILDEHRQPVPVGVVGEIYIGGVGVARGYLNRADLTAERFLADPFANEPGARLYRTGDLGCWQADGTLDYRGRNDFQIKIRGFRIEPGEVESALQACDGIDDAVVIAQRTDTGDHRLVAYYTLSDASISDGSVSIESLKQQLARRLPDFMVPSAYVRLDALPLTPNGKLDRH
- a CDS encoding condensation domain-containing protein — its product is DLGRWLPDGTIEYLGRNDCQVKIRGFRIEPGEIEACLVQCAGVREAVVIAREDSPGDRRLVAYLVAEAGILPEPAGLRQALAQQLADYMLPSAFVRLDALPLTPNGKLDRQALPAPDDSAFVRTGYEAPQGETEQALAAIWQSLFGIERVGRQDHFFELGGHSLLVVRLIAALQSQGLNVPVRAVFEHTRLAELATTIERFEQTAIPENRITADSQRITPAMLPLLELTQEDIDRIVSSVPDGVRQIQDIYPLTPLQEGVLYHYLLAESHDPYLNSSLLAFATRQRLEAFIASLNRVIARHDILRTAVRWEGLPQPVQVVLRRAELTATQVHLSPTAGDAADQLFSMKPCRLDLRQAPLFNLLMANDEANDRWLLCLQYHHLCLDHTTLAILLDEIHADERGEWDQLSASIPFRNHVAQVRARAAATDDKAFFHQQLAEVEEPTLPGGLTALVDMDEAILPLPDTLAGRIRRQAQQEGISAASLFHLAWGHVIGALSGRDDVVFGTMLLGRLQDGREQALGLFINTLPLRLTLADITVRAALDQTHRRLADLLAHEHASLTLAQQCSGVAASQPLFSALLNYRHDVTPANADAAEDPWPGIELLKVEERTNYPLTLSVDDALHAGFSLKVQADRRLGGNGSDR